Proteins co-encoded in one Capnocytophaga ochracea DSM 7271 genomic window:
- a CDS encoding UDP-glucose dehydrogenase family protein — MRIAVIGTGYVGLVSGTCFAEMGNKVTCVDVNSEKIEKLKQGVIPIYEPGLEEMVQSNLAKTLFFTTDLAEAIKGAEIAFIAVGTPMGDDGSADLQYVLSVAQQIGETMQGELIVVDKSTVPVGTADKVRTTVQAALDKRGMNYKFHVVSNPEFLKEGKAIQDFMKPDRVVIGADSDDAFTKMKALYSSFFLQNERFITMDIRSAEMTKYAANTMLATKISFMNEIANICERVGADVNKVRIGIGSDSRIGYSFIYPGCGYGGSCFPKDVLALKKLAEEVDYKAELIESVDNVNNRQKIVIAQKVVDKYGEDLSGRTFAVWGLSFKPETDDMREAPAIYIIKELIKRGAKVQAYDPKAVHEAKVCYLKDVPVTYVESKYEALKGADALLLLTEWKEFRVPDFDEIAKMLKEKVIFDGRNQYNAFELPSKGWEYVQIGV, encoded by the coding sequence ATGAGAATAGCAGTCATAGGCACTGGGTATGTGGGGTTAGTATCAGGGACTTGTTTCGCTGAGATGGGCAACAAGGTAACTTGCGTAGATGTAAACTCTGAGAAAATAGAGAAGCTCAAACAAGGTGTGATTCCTATTTACGAGCCAGGATTGGAAGAAATGGTACAGAGCAATTTAGCTAAAACACTATTTTTCACTACTGACCTCGCGGAGGCAATCAAAGGTGCTGAGATAGCTTTTATAGCTGTAGGCACGCCTATGGGTGATGATGGGTCGGCAGACTTGCAATATGTGCTTTCGGTAGCCCAACAGATAGGTGAGACAATGCAAGGAGAGTTAATAGTAGTAGACAAATCGACCGTGCCCGTAGGCACTGCCGACAAGGTACGCACTACCGTGCAAGCTGCCTTGGATAAACGCGGAATGAATTACAAATTTCACGTGGTGTCCAACCCCGAGTTTTTAAAAGAAGGTAAAGCTATTCAGGATTTTATGAAACCTGACCGCGTGGTAATAGGGGCTGATAGCGATGATGCTTTTACTAAGATGAAAGCCCTTTACTCATCCTTTTTCTTACAAAACGAACGCTTTATCACGATGGACATTCGTTCGGCAGAGATGACCAAATACGCTGCGAATACTATGCTGGCTACTAAGATTTCATTTATGAACGAAATTGCGAATATCTGTGAGCGTGTAGGGGCTGATGTAAATAAAGTGCGTATAGGGATAGGTTCTGATAGCAGGATAGGCTATAGCTTTATTTACCCAGGATGTGGTTATGGTGGTTCTTGTTTCCCGAAAGACGTATTGGCACTTAAAAAATTAGCAGAAGAGGTAGATTACAAAGCAGAACTGATTGAATCAGTAGACAATGTGAACAACCGTCAGAAGATAGTGATCGCACAGAAAGTAGTCGACAAATATGGGGAAGACCTCAGTGGTAGGACTTTTGCGGTATGGGGGCTCTCGTTCAAGCCCGAAACCGATGATATGCGCGAAGCACCTGCGATTTACATCATCAAGGAGCTCATAAAACGCGGTGCCAAAGTACAAGCCTACGACCCCAAAGCAGTTCACGAGGCAAAGGTATGTTACCTAAAAGACGTACCCGTTACTTATGTAGAGAGCAAATACGAAGCTCTTAAAGGTGCGGACGCTTTGTTGTTGCTCACCGAGTGGAAAGAGTTCCGCGTGCCCGATTTCGACGAGATTGCTAAAATGCTAAAAGAAAAAGTAATCTTTGATGGCAGGAATCAGTATAATGCCTTTGAGTTACCAAGCAAGGGTTGGGAGTATGTACAGATAGGAGTATAA
- a CDS encoding nucleoside-diphosphate sugar epimerase/dehydratase — translation MPQAHTYSDSTLVNLATARYTPRWIVVCMEVFLLFIALFFSFFVVERLGVYIPDSIPLYKRYLLVIGVNIFFMFIFRTYSGIIRYSTFRDLFRILLSSGCTVIAMFIANKISLHVIGEKVLLNPILLIYFTVSFIILFVFRLSVKEFFYLVKEINRRTSKRRILILGIDDEAVAFANGIIGNAAIPYSVVGFLTGRTNPKQATLLGRPIISKDKFIDTPCEELEADGVLINKNHLSKEEMTFWVNVCLDKGLQILKTPALQKLRPEKEGFNLHKIQIEDLLGRRQIVLDNEEVREKHYHKNILVTGGAGSIGSELIRQIATFTPALVVVLDQAETPLYDIELELKECFPDIAFEFVLADITNCERLESVFKAHKFSVVYHAAAYKHVPMIEENPHEAVLVNIQGTKNVALLANKYEVPHFVMISTDKAVNPTNVMGASKRVAELFVQALQNKEGNKTAFITTRFGNVLGSNGSVIPHFRKQIEKGGPVTITHPDIVRYFMTIPEACELVLQAGTMGKGGEIFVFDMGEPVKILNLATRMIKLSGYEPNVDIKLVYTGLRPGEKLYEELLSDSTKTMPTHHKKIMISKDPSMSFTEIEALTTQIYKVATQGDKREVVRLLKQIVKEFKSNNSEYETLDKKIE, via the coding sequence ATGCCTCAAGCACATACATATAGTGATAGCACTTTGGTAAACTTAGCTACTGCCCGTTACACCCCACGTTGGATAGTGGTGTGTATGGAAGTGTTTTTGCTATTTATAGCTCTATTCTTTTCCTTTTTTGTAGTAGAGCGCTTGGGGGTATATATTCCTGACAGTATTCCTCTTTACAAACGCTATTTATTAGTTATCGGAGTGAACATCTTCTTTATGTTCATCTTCCGTACTTATTCAGGGATTATACGGTATTCTACTTTTAGAGATTTGTTTCGCATTCTGCTTTCAAGTGGGTGCACGGTAATAGCAATGTTTATTGCCAACAAGATAAGTCTGCACGTTATAGGCGAAAAAGTGTTGTTGAACCCTATTCTACTGATATATTTTACAGTGTCGTTCATCATACTATTCGTATTTAGGTTATCGGTAAAAGAGTTTTTCTATTTGGTAAAAGAAATTAATAGACGTACTTCTAAGAGGCGTATTCTTATCTTGGGGATAGATGATGAAGCAGTTGCTTTTGCCAATGGGATTATAGGCAATGCTGCGATTCCTTATTCGGTAGTAGGTTTCCTTACAGGGCGCACGAATCCTAAACAGGCTACACTATTGGGTAGACCTATTATCTCAAAAGATAAATTTATAGATACTCCTTGTGAAGAATTAGAGGCTGATGGGGTGCTCATAAACAAGAATCATCTTTCGAAAGAAGAGATGACTTTTTGGGTGAATGTGTGTTTAGACAAAGGTTTACAAATACTCAAAACCCCCGCATTACAGAAATTACGTCCAGAAAAAGAAGGATTTAATCTTCATAAAATACAAATAGAAGACCTATTAGGGCGTAGACAGATAGTATTAGATAACGAAGAAGTACGAGAAAAACACTATCACAAAAATATATTAGTAACAGGAGGAGCAGGGTCTATTGGTAGTGAGTTGATACGACAGATAGCTACCTTCACCCCTGCCTTAGTAGTTGTGCTCGACCAAGCAGAAACGCCTCTATACGACATAGAGTTAGAACTTAAAGAGTGTTTCCCAGACATTGCTTTTGAGTTTGTTTTAGCCGATATTACTAACTGTGAACGTTTAGAAAGTGTGTTTAAAGCACATAAGTTTTCAGTAGTGTATCACGCGGCTGCCTATAAGCACGTACCGATGATAGAAGAGAATCCGCACGAAGCTGTGTTAGTAAACATACAAGGGACTAAAAATGTAGCACTTTTGGCTAACAAATATGAAGTACCTCACTTTGTGATGATATCCACTGATAAAGCTGTAAACCCCACCAATGTAATGGGAGCTTCAAAGAGGGTGGCAGAGCTTTTTGTACAAGCCTTACAAAACAAAGAAGGCAATAAAACAGCTTTTATCACTACTCGTTTTGGCAATGTGTTGGGCTCTAATGGGTCGGTAATCCCCCATTTTAGGAAACAGATAGAAAAAGGAGGTCCTGTAACCATCACCCACCCTGATATAGTACGCTACTTTATGACTATACCCGAAGCGTGTGAGTTGGTGCTTCAAGCAGGGACTATGGGCAAAGGTGGCGAGATATTTGTTTTTGATATGGGTGAACCCGTGAAGATACTCAACCTTGCTACTCGTATGATTAAACTATCAGGCTATGAACCAAACGTAGATATCAAGCTCGTGTACACAGGTTTGCGACCTGGTGAGAAACTCTATGAAGAATTATTAAGTGACAGTACTAAAACAATGCCTACGCACCATAAGAAAATAATGATTAGCAAAGACCCTTCAATGTCGTTTACTGAGATAGAGGCACTCACTACCCAAATATATAAAGTAGCTACACAAGGCGATAAGAGAGAAGTAGTGCGTTTATTAAAACAAATAGTGAAGGAGTTTAAAAGCAATAACTCCGAATATGAAACCTTAGATAAGAAAATAGAATGA
- a CDS encoding acetyltransferase, translated as MKGENNKPDIILIGGGGHCLSVIDVVEQEDKYNIKGILDDTKEGDVLGYPILGNRDLVKELSTEGVFFLITVGQIKSSFVREDIALLLESCKARLATVVSPFAYVSKYATIGEGTVIMHNAIINAKAKVGKHCIINTKANIEHNVQIGDFCHISTCATVNGDTVVGKGTFIGSNATISNGITIAEQSIINAGDFIKK; from the coding sequence ATGAAAGGAGAAAATAACAAACCTGATATTATACTGATAGGAGGAGGAGGTCATTGTCTTTCCGTAATTGATGTTGTTGAACAAGAAGATAAATATAATATCAAAGGAATTCTAGACGACACAAAGGAAGGAGATGTTTTAGGTTATCCTATTTTAGGCAATAGAGATTTAGTGAAGGAATTATCTACTGAAGGAGTATTTTTCTTAATAACAGTAGGTCAAATAAAATCATCTTTTGTAAGAGAAGATATTGCCTTGTTATTAGAGTCTTGTAAAGCAAGATTAGCCACAGTGGTATCTCCTTTTGCCTATGTTTCAAAATATGCTACTATAGGCGAGGGAACAGTTATAATGCATAATGCCATCATCAATGCCAAGGCAAAAGTAGGTAAACATTGTATTATCAACACAAAAGCAAATATCGAACACAATGTGCAAATTGGTGATTTTTGTCACATTTCTACTTGTGCTACAGTAAATGGAGATACTGTAGTAGGTAAAGGGACTTTTATAGGTAGTAATGCAACCATTTCAAATGGCATAACAATTGCTGAGCAAAGTATTATAAATGCTGGAGATTTTATAAAAAAATAA
- the purN gene encoding phosphoribosylglycinamide formyltransferase: protein MKKIIIFASGSGSNAERIATYFHQKGTAQVSLILCNNPQAGVLTRAKRLAIPSLVFNRQAFYESDIVLNVLKSQHPDLIVLAGFLWKVPAYLTEAYPHKIINIHPSLLPKYGGKGMYGSHVHEAIIANAEKESGITIHYVNEHYDEGNIIFQAKTTVLPTDTPDTLAEKIHLLEYEYFPKVIEEILV from the coding sequence ATGAAAAAGATTATCATTTTTGCCTCAGGTTCAGGCTCCAATGCCGAACGTATCGCTACCTATTTTCACCAAAAAGGCACTGCGCAGGTAAGCCTTATACTCTGCAATAACCCTCAGGCAGGCGTACTCACGCGTGCCAAACGCTTAGCCATTCCCTCTTTAGTCTTCAACCGACAAGCGTTCTATGAGTCGGATATCGTCCTCAATGTCCTTAAATCCCAGCACCCCGACCTTATCGTGCTGGCAGGTTTTTTGTGGAAAGTACCTGCTTATCTCACTGAGGCTTATCCTCATAAAATCATCAACATACACCCTTCTCTTTTGCCCAAATATGGCGGTAAAGGAATGTATGGCTCACACGTGCACGAAGCCATCATTGCCAATGCCGAAAAAGAAAGTGGCATCACCATTCACTATGTAAACGAACATTACGACGAAGGTAATATCATCTTTCAAGCCAAAACAACCGTACTTCCCACCGATACTCCCGACACCTTAGCCGAAAAAATTCACTTATTGGAATATGAATATTTCCCAAAAGTAATAGAAGAGA
- a CDS encoding methyltransferase: MNLTPAIRKQYTTEQKTALEAQRLAQEIAFAPVVFQISHLMVKLGVFEALCNAPEGLTMQEVATKTQLSDYAVKILLESSLSIGTVLLKEGDRFAISKAGWFLLRDKSTRVNMEFIQEVCYEGLFHLEEALKEGKPAGLKVFGSWPTIYEGLSQLPQKAQEKWFAFDHYYSDYSFEDALNIIFKRPVKTLLDVGGNTGRFALKTVSFNPDVQVTIMDLPQQLGLMKNNIAGKEGADRIGGYPANLLDASVPFPKGFDVIWMSQFLDCFSEEEVTSILSRAAAAMDAHTELYILEAYWDRQQHETGAYCLTQISVYFTAMANGNSKMYYSGDMIKCVERAGLKVVDIYDNLGSGNSHTLFKVVING, from the coding sequence ATGAATTTAACACCAGCAATCAGAAAACAATACACTACTGAACAAAAAACGGCTTTGGAAGCTCAGCGCTTGGCTCAAGAGATTGCTTTTGCGCCTGTGGTGTTCCAAATATCACATCTAATGGTAAAACTCGGCGTGTTCGAGGCTTTGTGCAATGCCCCTGAAGGATTGACAATGCAGGAGGTGGCGACTAAAACACAGCTGAGTGACTATGCTGTGAAAATACTTTTGGAGTCGTCGCTTTCCATAGGTACGGTACTCTTGAAAGAGGGCGACCGTTTTGCAATATCGAAAGCAGGTTGGTTTTTGCTTCGCGACAAGAGCACCCGTGTGAATATGGAATTCATTCAAGAGGTGTGCTACGAAGGGTTGTTTCACCTTGAAGAAGCCCTTAAAGAAGGGAAACCTGCTGGGCTTAAAGTGTTTGGGTCTTGGCCTACGATTTATGAGGGGCTCTCACAATTGCCCCAAAAGGCGCAAGAAAAGTGGTTTGCTTTTGACCATTACTATTCTGATTATTCTTTTGAAGATGCTTTAAATATCATTTTTAAACGCCCTGTAAAGACGCTCTTAGACGTGGGAGGGAATACGGGACGCTTTGCGTTAAAGACCGTGAGCTTTAACCCCGATGTGCAGGTAACCATTATGGACTTACCTCAGCAACTGGGTTTGATGAAAAACAATATCGCAGGCAAAGAAGGGGCTGACCGTATTGGAGGCTATCCGGCTAATCTGTTGGACGCCTCTGTGCCTTTTCCGAAAGGGTTTGACGTGATATGGATGAGTCAGTTTTTGGATTGCTTCTCAGAGGAGGAAGTAACGAGTATTCTCAGTAGGGCAGCTGCTGCGATGGACGCTCATACCGAGTTGTATATTCTGGAAGCCTATTGGGACAGACAACAACACGAAACGGGGGCGTATTGCCTTACCCAAATCAGTGTGTATTTTACGGCAATGGCAAACGGCAATAGCAAGATGTACTATTCGGGTGATATGATAAAATGCGTAGAACGCGCTGGACTAAAGGTAGTGGATATCTATGACAACTTAGGCAGTGGCAATAGCCATACGCTGTTTAAGGTAGTGATTAATGGTTAA
- a CDS encoding ribonuclease P protein component, with the protein MCFILPTFPKTEKLCKREAIQQLFAQAEALTCYPLRLLYAPVSSLEASYQLLISVPKRTFKRAVHRNLLKRRLRESYRLQKHLLPVKTEKYALAFLYIGKELADYATIYKSVTQLIEDFSHQLTQE; encoded by the coding sequence ATGTGTTTTATTTTGCCTACTTTTCCCAAAACCGAAAAACTCTGCAAGCGTGAAGCCATTCAGCAACTCTTTGCCCAAGCCGAGGCACTTACCTGCTATCCGCTTAGGTTGTTGTACGCTCCTGTTAGTAGCTTAGAAGCTTCTTACCAACTGCTTATCAGTGTGCCCAAACGCACTTTCAAGCGCGCTGTACATCGCAATTTGCTAAAACGACGCCTGCGCGAAAGCTACCGACTCCAAAAACACCTATTGCCCGTAAAAACCGAAAAGTATGCCCTTGCCTTTCTCTATATAGGGAAAGAACTCGCCGATTACGCCACCATTTACAAATCCGTAACCCAACTCATAGAAGATTTTTCTCATCAGCTCACCCAAGAATAA
- a CDS encoding DegT/DnrJ/EryC1/StrS family aminotransferase, with protein sequence MKEKIWLSSPHMGGNELKYIHQAFEENWVAPLGPNVNGFEEDLQRFLGNGVKVSALSAGTAALHLALIECDVQAGDEVLCQSMTFSASANPIVYQGATPVFVDSEESTWNISPVFLEEAIKDRIKKGKKPKAVIAVSLYGMPFKIEEVLTLCKKYDIPLVEDAAEALGSTYKGKPCGTFGRFGVLSFNGNKIITTSGGGALVCHTQEEKDKAVFLSTQARDNAPHYQHSHIGYNYRMSNITAGIGRGQMEVLPQRIEARRKMHAFYADLFEGIEGIKLLTEPNEDYFCNYWLSAITIDKTKTGFDREDLRLAFLEENIETRPLWKPMHLQPVFASAPYYGKKTCEHLFNNGLCLPSGSNLTDADRERIKGVFKKL encoded by the coding sequence ATGAAAGAAAAAATATGGCTTTCTTCCCCTCATATGGGAGGGAACGAACTTAAATATATCCATCAAGCCTTTGAGGAGAATTGGGTAGCGCCCTTAGGTCCTAACGTAAACGGCTTTGAGGAAGATTTACAGCGCTTTTTAGGCAATGGAGTGAAAGTATCGGCGCTTTCGGCGGGTACGGCAGCCTTGCACCTAGCTCTTATAGAATGTGATGTGCAAGCAGGCGATGAGGTGCTCTGTCAATCGATGACTTTTTCAGCTTCTGCTAACCCTATCGTATACCAAGGAGCTACGCCCGTGTTTGTAGACTCGGAAGAGAGCACCTGGAATATCTCTCCCGTTTTCTTAGAAGAAGCTATTAAAGACCGCATTAAGAAAGGCAAGAAGCCTAAAGCGGTAATCGCTGTATCGCTCTACGGAATGCCTTTCAAAATAGAGGAGGTGCTCACTCTATGTAAAAAGTATGATATTCCATTGGTGGAAGATGCCGCCGAAGCCTTAGGAAGCACTTACAAAGGAAAACCTTGTGGTACTTTTGGTAGGTTTGGGGTACTGTCGTTCAACGGCAATAAGATTATCACTACCTCAGGAGGAGGGGCTTTGGTATGTCACACTCAAGAAGAGAAAGATAAAGCTGTATTTTTGAGCACCCAAGCGCGCGACAACGCTCCTCACTACCAGCATTCGCACATAGGGTATAACTACCGTATGAGCAATATTACGGCAGGCATAGGTCGCGGACAAATGGAGGTATTGCCACAGCGCATTGAAGCTCGCCGAAAGATGCACGCTTTTTATGCCGATTTGTTCGAAGGAATTGAAGGGATAAAATTACTTACAGAGCCCAATGAAGATTACTTTTGTAATTATTGGCTTTCGGCTATTACCATTGATAAAACTAAAACAGGATTTGATAGAGAAGACTTGCGATTAGCCTTTTTGGAAGAAAATATTGAAACGCGCCCCTTGTGGAAACCTATGCACTTGCAACCTGTGTTTGCCTCAGCTCCTTACTATGGTAAAAAGACCTGTGAGCACTTATTTAACAATGGTTTATGTTTGCCCTCAGGTTCTAATCTTACTGATGCAGACCGAGAGAGAATAAAAGGCGTTTTTAAGAAATTATAA
- a CDS encoding sugar transferase produces the protein MYRNIIKPALDFLTALIAFIVLSPIFVVVMVGLWFANNGKPFFYQLRPGKGERIFRIIKFKTMNDRCDANGQLLPDAKRLTKIGAFVRKTSLDEIPQLLNVLKGDMSVIGPRPLLPQYLPLYNETQKRRHEVKPGITGWAQVNGRNAISWEKKFELDVWYVDHQSFVLDLKILFLTVKKVFIREGISQEGQATMEEFRGGRNTTSSL, from the coding sequence ATGTATAGGAATATTATAAAACCGGCGTTAGACTTTCTTACAGCACTGATTGCCTTTATTGTGCTGAGTCCTATCTTTGTGGTGGTGATGGTAGGGTTGTGGTTTGCTAATAACGGAAAGCCGTTCTTCTATCAGTTACGACCTGGGAAAGGAGAACGCATTTTTAGGATTATCAAGTTCAAAACAATGAATGACCGTTGTGATGCCAACGGACAGCTTTTGCCTGATGCTAAGCGACTCACGAAAATAGGAGCTTTTGTACGGAAGACTTCGCTTGATGAGATACCACAGTTGCTGAATGTATTGAAAGGGGATATGTCGGTTATAGGTCCGAGACCGTTATTACCTCAGTATTTACCTTTGTATAATGAGACTCAGAAGCGTAGGCACGAGGTAAAACCAGGTATCACTGGTTGGGCGCAAGTGAATGGGCGCAATGCTATCAGCTGGGAAAAGAAATTTGAGTTGGACGTGTGGTACGTAGACCACCAATCATTCGTATTAGACCTTAAAATACTGTTTCTTACGGTGAAGAAAGTGTTTATACGCGAAGGGATATCACAAGAAGGACAAGCTACAATGGAGGAGTTTAGAGGGGGTCGTAACACGACAAGCAGTTTGTAG